The DNA window CGGCGGAGGACCGTCTCGTCCTTCTCGCTGCTCCAGCGCCGGTCCTTGTCGTAGTGAAGGAAGGACCGGTCAGTGACGGCCGCTCGCAGGGTGTCCTCGAAGAGGTCGACGGTGAGGACGTGAGGGTGGACGGGGCCGAGAGTCGGCACGATCGGCGCGGTCAGCGCGGGCCGGAGCCAGTCCCACCGGAAGAACATGAGCGGCACCCTAGCGGTCGCCCGGTCAGGGGCCAGGCCCCGCCGCGAACACGCCAGGGCCTGACCGGAATCGACCGGATTGTGTGGCCCGGCCTGCCGTCCTGGCAGCAGGAGACCGACGCCGATATCTTCGAGGCCATCCAGAAAGCCGTGAGGCGCGGCGATTGCGGAGCGGCGCGGATCGCGACGCCGGACACGGTGACGATCACGCAGGAGTTGGTGACGCAGAGGCTCGGGGATGTCTTCCCCGGCGTGGCCGATACGCGGATCGAGCGGTGGGTGCCGGCTCACGCCGATCTGACCTGGGCCAATGTGATGGGACCGGAGTTCTGCATCATCGACTGGGAGGACTGGGGCATGGCGCCCCGGGGCCTGGACGCCGCGACGCTGTGGGGCAATGCGCTGGCCGTCCCGGCGCTCGCGGACCGCGTCCGCCAGGAGAGGCGTGCGGACTTGGCCAGCCGGGACGGCAAGCTGATGGCGCTGTTCTTCCTGTCGAAGATCGCCGGACCCCACGCGTACGAGGAGGAAGCCGAGCGCCTGGTGGCCGAGCTTCAGCTGTGACGGCGGGCTCGGGCAGGGGTGGGGTCAGGGGTGGAGGAGGTGGTGGGCGGCTTGGGCTAGGACGGTGGCGGAGCGGTTCAGTTGGGCGGGGGTGACGCCGGTGTCGCGGGCGGTGTCGCGGATGTGGTCGCGGAAGCGGTCGAGGAGGCGTTCCAGTTCGCGGGCCGGGTCGGCGGTCGGGTCGGTGCGGGCCCAGTCGGGGAGGGGGGCGGTGTCCTCGGTGGGTGGCGGCGGGGGGGTCGGGGTCGGGGGACGCCCCAGGTGGTGGGGTCGGCCAGGCCGGCGAGGCCCTTGGTGAGTTCGGCCAGGCCCTCGGCGAGCCCGGTCGGCCAGTCCCCGTGTGCGGTGTGCTCGCGGACCTGCTGCTCCACCCGCCGCTGGAGGCGGCGGGCCTCGGCCTGGGCGGCGGCGCGCATGGCGTGGGCGTTCTCGCGGGCCCGGCGGGTCTCCTCGTGGGCCTGCTTCAGCTGCTCCTTGGCCTGCTTGGCCTGCTCCTTGGCCTGCCGCGCCTGGTCCTTGGCCTGGGTGCGGTACTTGGCGTACTCCGTCTTGGCCCGCTGCCAGGAGTCCTTGTCCCCGAGGACGTCCTCCCAGGAGTCCGACGGGCCGCGCTGCTGGGACTCCCGGGCGGCCCGCCGCATCTCCTCGCGCAGGTCCTTGGCGGAGTCCCGGACGTCCTCCCGGATGGCCTCGGCCAGTTGGGAGACCGAGTCGCGGATCTCCACCTCCAGCTCGGCCAACTCGCCCTGCCGGGAGAGCAGTTCGGTGCGGCCCGCGTCGGTGATCCGGTAGACCTTCCGGCCGCCCTCGGTGCTGTGGGTGACCAGGCCCTCCTTCTCCAGTTTGGCGAGCCGGGGGTACACGGTGCCTGCGGAGGGCGCGTACAGGCCGTGGAAGCGCTCCTCCAGCAGCCGGATCACCTCGTAGCCGTGCCGGGGGGCCTCCTCCAGCAGCTTCAGCAGGTAGAGCCGCAGGCGGCCGTGGGCGAAGACCGGGCTCATGCCTCGTCACCGTCCTTGGTGAGGTCCAGCCGGGGAGCGGTGCCCTCCGGAGCGGTGCCTTCCGGGGCGGTGGCCTCCGGGGCGGTGCCTTCCGGGGCGGTGTCCTCGGCGATGGGCGGGCGGCGCAGCAGGGCGACGGAGCCGGAGACGGTGGTGACCTGGAGGGTGCCGGTACCGGCGCCGAGGCGGCCGGAGAGCCGCTTGGCGCCCCAGGTGG is part of the Peterkaempfera bronchialis genome and encodes:
- a CDS encoding PadR family transcriptional regulator, translated to MSPVFAHGRLRLYLLKLLEEAPRHGYEVIRLLEERFHGLYAPSAGTVYPRLAKLEKEGLVTHSTEGGRKVYRITDAGRTELLSRQGELAELEVEIRDSVSQLAEAIREDVRDSAKDLREEMRRAARESQQRGPSDSWEDVLGDKDSWQRAKTEYAKYRTQAKDQARQAKEQAKQAKEQLKQAHEETRRARENAHAMRAAAQAEARRLQRRVEQQVREHTAHGDWPTGLAEGLAELTKGLAGLADPTTWGVPRPRPPRRHPPRTPPPSPTGPAPTRPPTRPANWNASSTASATTSATPPATPASPPPN